The following are from one region of the Variovorax sp. V213 genome:
- the cpaB gene encoding Flp pilus assembly protein CpaB: MINLTKIIAAILVLLALALGGYAWMLSRQPPPPVAVAPSAAAPGKAVQAQTFPVVVAAKPLPAGQAIPADALRIERLTINPVGAFQDTALLAGRVPVIDLGEGSPLLQGQLVSGLALRVAEGERAVAIKADEIMGVGNKVQPGDFVDVFLMLKSDGKDIDRSQARLFLSRKRVLAYGSASVDGLPSKMDKNGGAQQAQRAEAARTAVLAVPVDDVNRLTLAENSGRLILALRNPTDMSEPDPKLFAELPTALQPSPPKAGEPRRPQLEGLDRAQAGITTADFVTGGKPGSASRVPAIAAARIPTARTEDSRGGLKVEVIRGDRSETINY; encoded by the coding sequence GCTCGGCGGCTATGCGTGGATGCTCAGCCGCCAGCCCCCGCCGCCCGTCGCAGTCGCCCCCTCTGCCGCCGCTCCCGGCAAGGCTGTCCAGGCGCAGACCTTCCCCGTGGTCGTGGCGGCCAAGCCGCTTCCTGCGGGCCAGGCGATCCCGGCCGATGCACTTCGCATCGAACGCCTGACGATCAATCCCGTGGGCGCCTTCCAGGACACCGCGCTGCTCGCGGGGCGCGTGCCGGTGATCGATCTGGGCGAAGGCTCGCCGCTTCTCCAAGGCCAGCTCGTTTCCGGTCTGGCCCTGCGCGTCGCAGAAGGCGAACGTGCAGTTGCCATCAAGGCCGACGAGATCATGGGTGTGGGCAACAAGGTTCAACCCGGCGACTTCGTCGACGTGTTCCTGATGCTCAAGTCCGACGGCAAGGACATCGACCGCAGCCAGGCGCGCCTCTTCCTGTCGCGCAAGCGCGTGCTGGCCTACGGCAGCGCCTCCGTCGATGGCCTGCCTTCCAAGATGGACAAGAACGGTGGCGCACAGCAGGCCCAGCGCGCCGAGGCGGCCCGGACTGCCGTGCTCGCAGTGCCGGTGGACGATGTCAACCGGCTCACGCTTGCCGAGAACAGCGGCCGCTTGATCCTGGCGCTGCGCAATCCCACCGACATGTCGGAACCCGATCCGAAACTCTTTGCCGAGTTGCCCACCGCCCTGCAGCCGTCTCCGCCAAAAGCCGGCGAACCGCGCCGCCCGCAACTGGAAGGCCTGGACCGCGCGCAGGCCGGCATCACCACGGCGGATTTCGTGACCGGCGGCAAGCCGGGCAGCGCCTCACGCGTGCCGGCTATTGCTGCTGCGCGGATTCCGACGGCTCGCACCGAAGACTCCCGCGGTGGACTCAAGGTCGAAGTCATTCGTGGCGACCGCAGCGAAACCATCAACTACTGA